One window from the genome of Nicotiana tomentosiformis chromosome 5, ASM39032v3, whole genome shotgun sequence encodes:
- the LOC138892154 gene encoding uncharacterized protein has protein sequence MALKEMEKILSKCRKKEKFERRNRKKEQVHDKKNYNKRSSKAAVATWKDSSDEDTNDNAERTLIEIRESEDEPDEESEISFLEFKDKIKLLSKDRLSELLLTLIDESKNISSEKEQLLKECNFLKGECKNLEINVCKTEKENTALKNQVHELDTTVLELRSENIKLKLGIGKEIASDIQLNLEDDLRKVKDELYKKEENVRVMKEDLTKVKHELDRTCPSEGELPNIVHGEWLLKAYDRKQEPVPFT, from the exons ATGGCGTTGAAGGAGATGGAAAAGATTCTAAGCAAATGCAGA AAGAAGGAGAAATTTGAAAGAAGGAACAGAAAGAAGGAACAAGTTCATGACAAGAAGAACTACAACAAAAGGTCATCCAAAGCAGCGGTTGCTACTTGGAAAGATAGTTCAGATGAGGACACTAATGATAATGCTGAACGAACTCTCATAGAAATTCGAGAATCTGAAGATGAACCTGATGAAGAATCTGAGATAAGTTTTCTGGAATTTAAGGATAAAATTAAACTCCTTTCTAAAGATAGACTATCAGAATTGTTGCTAActttaattgatgaatctaagaaTATAAGTTCTGAAAAAGAACAGTTGTTAAAAGAGTGCAACTTTTTAAAAGGAGAATGCAAAAACCTGGAAATAAACGTTTGTaaaactgaaaaggaaaatactgctttgaagaaccaggttcatgaaCTTGATACAACTGTcttagaacttagatctgaaaatatAAAGTTAAAGTTAGGGATAGGAAAAGAGATAGCAAGTGATATACAACTCAACCTAGAGGATGACTTAAGGAAGGTTAAAGATGAGCTAtacaaaaaggaagaaaatgtaAGAGTTATGAAAGAGGACTTAACAAAGGTTAAACATGAGCTTGATAGAACAT gtccaagtgaaggggagctgCCAAATATAGTACATGGagagtggctgctcaaagcatatgacagaaagcaagaaccagttcctttcacttaa